Proteins encoded by one window of Salvia splendens isolate huo1 chromosome 7, SspV2, whole genome shotgun sequence:
- the LOC121741117 gene encoding serine/threonine-protein phosphatase 7 long form homolog, producing MSHNGPEDPSALLWQNVHISLRAFEGEEITPFTIRRYKDHFWDIDNLHQFVIDWVQRFGFGGVYQYRMPLAVDHALITALIERWRSETHIFHLPIGETTITLQDVQVLCGLPAHGLPFTGNSCSKQGWQDLCDELLGFSSHQCEMKENGLHVSALVHKMVLESLQDGLHPEVYIQRAHMIVLILLGALILPDGSRCKVPLIWLTVLQNVGDVPMYSWPNVTLATLYHNLC from the coding sequence ATGTCACATAATGGACCGGAAGATCCATCTGCTTTGCTATGGCAGAATGTTCACATATCTCTTCGAGCATTTGAAGGCGAGGAAATAACTCCTTTCACCATTCGTCGCTATAAGGACCATTTTTGGGATATAGATAATCTTCACCAGTTCGTGATTGATTGGGTCCAAAGATTTGGTTTTGGGGGAGTATATCAGTATCGGATGCCTTTGGCTGTAGATCATGCTCTGATAACAGcattgattgaacgttggaggtcCGAAACACATATCTTCCATCTACCTATAGGAGAAACCACTATTACATTACAAGACGTACAAGTGTTATGTGGTCTACCTGCACATGGATTACCTTTCACAGGAAATAGTTGTAGTAAACAAGGGTGGCAGGATCTATGTGATGAACTTTTGGGATTCTCTTCACATCAATGTGAGATGAAGGAAAACGGGTTACATGTATCGGCCCTAGTACATAAGATGGTGTTGGAATCTTTACAGGATGGTCTACACCCTGAAGTCTACATTCAACGGGCACATATGATTGTGCTTATACTATTAGGAGCGTTGATATTACCTGATGGATCGAGGTGTAAAGTACCTTTGATTTGGTTGACCGTGCTTCAGAATGTTGGAGATGTCCCTATGTATAGTTGGCCAAATGTTACACTTGCTACATTGTACCATAATCTTTGCTAG